The sequence TGACTGGAGCTGTGTGGATAAAGATGATTATCTTCTGGCCATGGAGCGAAGCCCGATTAAAGATATTGAAATTAAAGTGCTACTAAAACAGGCCTTAACAGACAAAGTAAATGACCTGGCACTCTATATGAAAGGTATTGATGCAAGTTACCATTACGAGGGATACACTGTCTATAAGACTGAAAATCTTGGAGATTAAGATCGATGCCCTATACATCAGAAGTCCAATTTAAAGAAGCCTTTTGAGTCAGAAGAGGGAGTTGGCTCTATAAACCAAAACCTGAAAGTAAAGGAGAATCAAGATGAATGAAGATAGTAAATGCCCAGTGACAGGCAGGATGAGCAAGCCCATTTCCGGAGGCGGCACGTCGAACAAGGAGTGGTGGCCCAACCAATTGAACCTAAAGATTCTTCATCAGCAATCAAATCTTAGCAATCCGATGGGAGAGGCTTTCAACTATGCTGAAGAGTTCAAGAAACTCGACTTGGATGCCCTGAAGAAGGATCTCTATGCACTGATGACCGATTCACAGGATTGGTGGCCAGCCGATTACGGTCACTACGGAGGGCTCTTTATTAGGATGGCGTGGCATAGTGCAGGCACCTACCGTATGGGCGATGGTCGTGGGGGGGCAGGGTCCGGCTCTCAACGCCTGGCACCCCTCAACAGTTGGCCCGACAACGTGAACCTTGACAAGGCACGTCGATTGCTTTGGCCGATCAAACAAAAATACGGCAAGAAGATCTCCTGGGCCGACCTGATGATCCTCGCAGGCAACTGTGCCCTGGAGTCCATGGGGTTCAAGACCTTTGGCTTTGCTGGCGGACGCGTGGACGTCTGGGAGCCGGAAGAGGAGATCTACTGGGGCAGCGAGGACAAATGGCTTGGCGATAACCGCTACTCCGGCAATCGAGATCTCGAAAATCCGCTTGCCGCTGTGCAGATGGGGCTGATCTATGTAAACCCAGAGGGTCCCAACGGCAACCCTGATCCCGTTGCCTCCGGCCGTGATGTTCGTGAGACTTTTGCACGCATGGCAATGAACGACGAAGAGACTGTAGCACTCGTCGCCGGTGGACACACCTTTGGAAAGTGTCACGGTGCGGCTCCTGCGTCTCATGTTGGGCCTGAACCCGAGGGTGCCCCTATTGAGAACCAAGGCTTTGGCTGGAAAAGCAGCTTTGGCAGCGGTAAAGGAGGCGATACTATCAGCAGCGGAATTGAGGGTGCGTGGAAGCCAAATCCGACCAAATGGGACACAGGGTATCTGAAAGTGCTGTTCAAATACGAGTGGGAACTGGTTAAGAGTCCGGCCGGTGCACATCAGTGGCTGGCTAAGAACGTGGCAGAAGAGGACATGGTAGTTGACGCTCACGACCCATCAAAAAAACACCGCCCGATGATGACCACAGCAGATCTCTCCCTTCGCTTTGATCCGATCTACGAACCAATATCACGGCGTTATTTACAGAACCCCGAGCAGTTTGCCGACGCCTTCGCCCGTGCATGGTTCAAGTTGACGCATCGCGATATGGGGCCGTGCACACGGTATCTAGGCCCGGAAGTTCCAACAGAAGAACTAATATGGCAAGACTCCGTCCCGGCCGTCAATCACGAACTGGTTGATGCCCAGGATATCGCCTCCCTCAAGGGTAAAATTCTGGCTTCAGGTCTGTCTGTGTCTGAATTGGTTTCGACTGCCTGGGCATCAGCTTCCACTTTCCGAGGCTCCGACAAACGAGGTGGAGCCAACGGTGCCCGCATTCGTCTTGCACCACAGAAGGATTGGGAGGTCAACCAGCCTGCAAGGCTGGAGAAGGTACTCAAAACCCTGGAGGATATCCGGAATACGTTCAACAGCACACAGTCCGGCGACAAAAAGATATCTCTGGCTGACCTGATCATTCTGGCAGGTTGCTCAGGCGTCGAACAGGCAGCTAAAAATGCTGGTCACATGTTGATAGTTCCCTTCACGCCAGGACGTATGGACGCCTTGCAGGAACAAACTGATATAGACTCTTTCGCAGTTCTCGAACCTAAAGCGGACGGTTTCCGTAACTACCAGAAGACAAAATACGCTGTATCGGCTGAGGAGCTGCTGGTTGATAAGGCACAGCTCCTGACTCTGACAGCTCCGGAGATGACGGTTCTCATCGGCGGCATGCGTGTCCTGAATACCAACTTCGGAAGCTCTCAGCACGGTGTTTTTACCAAGCGACCGGAGGCTCTGACCAACGACTTTTTCGTTAATCTGCTTGATATGAGCACAGAGTGGAAGGCAGTTTCTAAAGACTCTAACGTGTTTGAAGGGTACGATCGCAAGACGGGTGAGCTCAAGTGGATCGGCACACGTGTAGACCTGATCTTCGGTTCTAACTCCCAACTTCGAGCATTGGCGGAAGTCTACGGATGTGAGGACTCCCAGGAGAAGTTTCTGCAAGACTTTGTAGCGGCGTGGAACAAGGTTATGAACCTTGATCGCTTTGACCTCACCTGATCATAGTCGAAACGGATTCAAGAGCTTCTGACAAGGAGGCAAAAAAGGTCAGCTACAAACCGGTTCCAGCGGACGGTGGTGTACCATCGCCGCTAAACCGGAGTGTTATGCAACCACGGTTTTGACTGGCACTGATAGGAGTAAGAAAAATAAGCGAGGGTAAAATCATGACGAGCAGAAAATCGATAAAAGAAAAAACAATAGATCATTATCCTATCTTGGTGAGAATGAAATTTATTTTTATGTTTTTCTCGTACTTCTATCTGATTTTTGTACCCTGCTCATGGGCATATACTGTGGAAAATCAGGAAAACTACACTTATAAACTTACTCAATCCAATGAAAATTATTCCATCTGGACAACGCTGCCATCGGAACGGGTCTTTAAAAATGATCCTGTTCCGGATTTTTTATCTGATGAAACATCATCAAGGGTTCTTGTCTATGCTGCAAAGAATGAATTTGAACCTTTCCAGATTGTAGTAAAACCTTCTGTCGGAGTCTCCGGCAATATAAGCATCAACATGGAGTCGTTTGGCTCAGGCATTGAGACTGAAATTCATCAGGTTAAATATATAAATATCACAAAAACCACAGATATTCTTGGAAAAACAGGATATTACCCTGATCCTCTGTGGCCGGTTGAAAATGGCTCTTCAATATCTCTTAACGCCAATGAGAACACCGCTTTCTGGATAACAGTGCATGTTCCAAAGAGTGT comes from Desulfobulbaceae bacterium and encodes:
- the katG gene encoding catalase/peroxidase HPI — translated: MNEDSKCPVTGRMSKPISGGGTSNKEWWPNQLNLKILHQQSNLSNPMGEAFNYAEEFKKLDLDALKKDLYALMTDSQDWWPADYGHYGGLFIRMAWHSAGTYRMGDGRGGAGSGSQRLAPLNSWPDNVNLDKARRLLWPIKQKYGKKISWADLMILAGNCALESMGFKTFGFAGGRVDVWEPEEEIYWGSEDKWLGDNRYSGNRDLENPLAAVQMGLIYVNPEGPNGNPDPVASGRDVRETFARMAMNDEETVALVAGGHTFGKCHGAAPASHVGPEPEGAPIENQGFGWKSSFGSGKGGDTISSGIEGAWKPNPTKWDTGYLKVLFKYEWELVKSPAGAHQWLAKNVAEEDMVVDAHDPSKKHRPMMTTADLSLRFDPIYEPISRRYLQNPEQFADAFARAWFKLTHRDMGPCTRYLGPEVPTEELIWQDSVPAVNHELVDAQDIASLKGKILASGLSVSELVSTAWASASTFRGSDKRGGANGARIRLAPQKDWEVNQPARLEKVLKTLEDIRNTFNSTQSGDKKISLADLIILAGCSGVEQAAKNAGHMLIVPFTPGRMDALQEQTDIDSFAVLEPKADGFRNYQKTKYAVSAEELLVDKAQLLTLTAPEMTVLIGGMRVLNTNFGSSQHGVFTKRPEALTNDFFVNLLDMSTEWKAVSKDSNVFEGYDRKTGELKWIGTRVDLIFGSNSQLRALAEVYGCEDSQEKFLQDFVAAWNKVMNLDRFDLT